The Phragmites australis chromosome 1, lpPhrAust1.1, whole genome shotgun sequence genomic interval TGTGGGAATGGACTTGCAGAAGATGGATACAAATGGAGGAAATACGGCCAAAAATCCATCAAGAATAGCCCCAATCCAAGGTACaaacatacatgcatatattaaTTTCTTTTCTTCCCATTTTGCAGTTGACGCAATATAATTCACCACGGTGCAATTACTAGACAATGCAACATAGATACGGTATCCATTTTACAAAGATGAACGCCTATATTTTCGATCGGCTAGATTAATTGACTGCTTAATTAATTGAATCATCCACTTCTTTTTTGAAaatgaaagaggaagaagaagagataaactTGAAGAGCTATCTATATATGTGGGACGTACGGTTCATGAATCAATCCGCCAGTGAGGTGAGCCAAATAAAGGAGAGCTAGCTAGGTATGCACTGGCCtagctatcttttccaactaagCTAGAAATTCCCACGACAACAACATCATCCAGAGCCTGCCAATGAATCAATAACCTACTCTCtatctatatatctatatatgtatgtatctcATGCATGCTTGTTAATTATATATTTACTACTTTCTATTAGAGAGTGAGTATGTATATCCGGGAGTACAGAAAAAGCTTACataggtagatgcaggatgaaATGAATCATGCAGCAACTTAAATACATAGCCCCCACAATCCATATACAGTAGTAGCAAGTTTCATCTTCAAGTTTCTCTCGATCTGCTTTTGCATTGCATGGTAATTAATCTGAATAAGTTTGTGGGTGCATGAAGGAGCTACTACCGGTGCACGAACCCTCGGTGCAACGCCAAGAAGCAGGTGGAGCGCGTCACGGACACGCTGGTCGTAACCTACGAgggcctccacctccactacaTCTACTCTCATTTCCTGCacaaccagcagcagcaagcaggaggaggaggaggaggaggaggaggaggaagcctCCTCAGGCTCCCCAAGAAGGCCAAGCTCCACCCCCGCGGCCCACTCTTGTCGCCAGATCAAATCCGAAGCCCAACAATCTCTCTGCTGGATCTAGATGGCCTGGCGGCCCATCAGATCAGCCCAATGGACGGCGCCACTAGTCAGGTCGTGCCTGCAGATAGTAGCAGTGAGCGTGTGGTTCCAGCTCCAGCTTGTTATTTTGAGCACCATGAAGAAGAGCAGCAGATCGGCGCGACCAACGGGCTCCTGGAAGACGTGGTGCCGCTGCTGGTCCGGCGGCCCTGCATCGACATGGCCATGCTCTCCAACATCTTCTAGGAGTATTAATTCTGCATCAAGAGAGTGCCGTACGTACGTAATATATATGTTGCTGtcaaaaaatttatatgtgtgaGTATAGTATATACTGTAGATCCACAAGACGTGGCGTGGCGTGGTGTGGTGATCAATTGTGGTGTACGTGATTAGTGAATTCGTTACGTGCAGTGGTGGTACATAAAGTGATTGCATGTGCTCCATGCCAATCTCCTCCCTCCATCCCTCCTGCCAATCTCAATCTACCATATCAAAAAGAGAATAGTAATGAATTTGTAGTTTAGTGGTAAAACTCTATGGATAAAAGAAGTCGGCATGAGTTTGATTATAGTTCTGTACATTAAAATATCTCTAAAATAGACCGTGCAGTAGTgtgtaaaaaataaatagagggAGGCGTGGCGTGGGCCCGTCTGGTGCTCCAACGGCTACTCCTCGGCCCGCCTCGCTCCTTAACAAACTCCTCAAAAAAAGTAACCGTTGCGTTGcagctcctccctccctccctccctccccggcTCCCCTTTCTTTCCTTGTCGCCACGCCAGGGCCGTcggaggcaggcaggcaggcatcGAACCGAAGGAGGCGTCGTACGGAGGGTGGGCGCCAGGCATCGACCACCACGGTCGCTAACACGCGATCTACTTACTAATCGATGGCGGCAGACGCCAAGCCGCGGCTCAACGTGCCGCCGTCCATGGCGGGTGTGCTCCGCCTCGAACCCGTGGCGTCGCCGTCCCCCTCGCGCCGCCTCGCCGAGACCCCCAAGACGCCCTCCCCCTCCAAGACCACATACAGCGATCGATTCATCCCCTGCCGATCCTCCTCCCGCCTCCACAACTTCGCCCTCCTCGACACCCACACCTCACCAGCCTCCAAGGAGGACACCCCCTACTCCCGCCTCCTCCGCGCCGAGCTCTTCGGCCCCGACTCCCCTGGACCCGCCCCCGCATCGCCCAACACAAACCTCTTCCGCTTCAAGAAAGACCACTcccccttcgccgccgccgccgccgccgcacagCAGGACTGCACAGCGGGATCCGGAGAGACGGCCTCGCCACAGAAGCCACCCAGGAAGGTTCCCAAGACGCCGCACAAGGtgcttctttctttccttctttcttgGCAATCCCACAAACACCTAGTGGGCGAGGTACACTTGCGTTTATACTGATATAGGTCCTTGTGTTGTTGGTGATTTGTGCGGGCAGGTGTTGGACGCGCCGTCCCTGCAGGACGACTTCTACCTCAACCTCGTCGACTGGTCGTCGCAGAACATGCTCGCCGTCGGCCTCGGTACTTGCGTCTACCTCTGGTCCGCGTCCAACAGTAAGGTGACCAAGCTCTCTCAATCTCATCAACTGGGAATGGGAACCGTGCATATATGATGCTAACGAACGGTATGCCGTAATCAACATCCAGGTGACCAAGCTCTGCGATCTGGGGCCGAGGGACACCATCTGTGCCGTGCATTGGTCACGAGAAGGATCTTATCTTGCCATTGGCACCGGCCTTGGAGATGTCCAGGTATTCTTTCTCGACTATTTGGGAATGCTAGATGCCATTGGGTTAGGCTTGCTTGCTTCACAACTTGACATAACACACTGAAGAAGAATTGAATTACAAGGCAGGCACAGTGCTAAAATTGGAAGTTCTCATTTGCTTCAACTAGTAAATATGACAACACAGAATTGCTCTTCCGATATTGACATATAAGCTTATTGAGTCAAGACAACTGATACATATTTCTATTTAAAGAAAAGAGAGATAACTGACAATTCAAATGTGGCACCTTGAATTTTACTCTTAGTTACTCAGAATATGATGTGTTGATGTACCAATAAATCTAATACCTGAACAGATTTGGGACAGCTCCCGCTGTAAAAGGATTAGGAACATGGGAGGTCACCAAACACGGACTGGGGTATTAGCATGGAGCTCGTGCATCTTGTCCTCCGGTAGCAGGGACAAGAACATATTGCAGCACGACATCCGTGTTCCCAACGACTACATCAGCAAGTTTTCTGGTCACAGATCAGAGGTGAGACTTCCAATACATAACTTACATCCTGGAAAATAAATCGTTCACTATGCCAATTAAAaaacatgttctgcaacatttaGATCACAGAACTCGGTATGACATGACCACCGTGCATCTTGTCAGGTTTGTGGACTCAAATGGTCACATGACGACCGCGAGCTTGCTTCTGGTGGAAATGACAACCAGCTACTAGTATGGAACCAACGATCGCAACAGCCAGTGTTGCGATTGACTGAACATACGGCTGCGGTTAAAGCAATAGCGTGGTCACCACATCAGCAAGGCCTCCTGGCATCAGGAGGTGGAACAGCTGATAGGTGTATCAGGTTCTGGAACACAGCTAATGGAAATGTTCTGAACTCAATTGACACAGGCAGCCAGGCAAGTTTTGGTTTTGATCAAGACCTCTGTGCCGTGTGGTACTGTGGAGCCGCTATCCTCATCGTTTGCTTTCTGCTGCAGGTTTGCAACCTTGCCTGGTGTAAAAATGTGAATGAGCTCGTGAGCACACATGGGTATTCCCAAAATCAAATCATGGTGTGGAAATATCCGTCTATGTCAAAGGTGAGCTTGGATCTCAGTAAGACAATCGTGAATTATAATGCGTCTGTTGGGTCCATCTGCAATGACTTACAAGTTATGTAACTAGCTTTTTCTCGGCTTGCTTCTAAAAATCTAATTTCTTTCTGTGGGCTGAGACATTGAATTAAAGATTGGTTAAAACAACATTGAAGCTTAAATTAAGATATGGAAACCATTTGCTCATCATcattttagttggatcttgtgggtttcatctctaacctaccccaacttgcttgggacaaatgctttgttgttgttgtatggaAACCATTTGTTGTATACCGTCCATAGAAGGTTAAGGTAGGCTAGCACATTGCGGTTATCAGTATTTTGTGTCCTTTGGATACAAAGCGTCAAAAGCCCTGCAAGGACTCCATTCTGCAAGTTACTTAACTAGATTTTTCTTGGATTCCTTCTCAAAAAGtgtcattttctttctttgagCTGGGACATTGACTTACGGATTTCTTACAAGACAAGAGAAATGTAAATTGAGCAATGAAAACAAGTTGCTATGTACAGTCCACAACAGGTTATGTATTGACAGTGTCGATATGGTCGTATAACGCAAGTTAAATAGTCTGCCAGGAGAGTCTATTTCATTTGCTTTGGTCACTGAAATTCTTTGAAATTTTCAGTACAATCAAATGTTCCTGGAGAAAAGTTTCTCATAGTCCAATATTGCAATGCCACCTAATGTTACTGACCATTGAATATTTTGAGAAAACAGGTTGCAAATCTAACCGGACATACAATGCGGGTGCTTTATCTTGCATCGTCGCCTGATGGCCAGGTAAATCCTAGTCCAATCTGTACATCGTTTAAGTTAATCCAGAAATTATCTCGTTGAGGAGAGCTAAGCTCATGAGATGTAATTTACAGACCATAGTAACAGGAGCGGGCGACGAAACTCTTAGATTCTGGAACATTTTCCCTTCAGTGAAGACGCAGGTAGGCCTTAAGCTT includes:
- the LOC133929601 gene encoding probable WRKY transcription factor 49; its protein translation is MEELPDGSASSVLESKYWHNNDFGEELMSELLDETAAVPPMHTEGNEEEGPRRRRESMVNKLISTVYSGPTISDIESTLSFTGGDQLVVDALKYNSSPVVFSPEKILSKMESKYTLKIKICGNGLAEDGYKWRKYGQKSIKNSPNPRSYYRCTNPRCNAKKQVERVTDTLVVTYEGLHLHYIYSHFLHNQQQQAGGGGGGGGGGSLLRLPKKAKLHPRGPLLSPDQIRSPTISLLDLDGLAAHQISPMDGATSQVVPADSSSERVVPAPACYFEHHEEEQQIGATNGLLEDVVPLLVRRPCIDMAMLSNIF
- the LOC133929590 gene encoding protein FIZZY-RELATED 3-like: MAADAKPRLNVPPSMAGVLRLEPVASPSPSRRLAETPKTPSPSKTTYSDRFIPCRSSSRLHNFALLDTHTSPASKEDTPYSRLLRAELFGPDSPGPAPASPNTNLFRFKKDHSPFAAAAAAAQQDCTAGSGETASPQKPPRKVPKTPHKVLDAPSLQDDFYLNLVDWSSQNMLAVGLGTCVYLWSASNSKVTKLCDLGPRDTICAVHWSREGSYLAIGTGLGDVQIWDSSRCKRIRNMGGHQTRTGVLAWSSCILSSGSRDKNILQHDIRVPNDYISKFSGHRSEVCGLKWSHDDRELASGGNDNQLLVWNQRSQQPVLRLTEHTAAVKAIAWSPHQQGLLASGGGTADRCIRFWNTANGNVLNSIDTGSQVCNLAWCKNVNELVSTHGYSQNQIMVWKYPSMSKVANLTGHTMRVLYLASSPDGQTIVTGAGDETLRFWNIFPSVKTQTPVRDIGLWSFSRSLIR